A DNA window from Fodinibius sp. Rm-B-1B1-1 contains the following coding sequences:
- a CDS encoding RagB/SusD family nutrient uptake outer membrane protein, producing the protein MKFSQLQFTAMLGILVLLISGCDINTSPYNGKSNKEALDTVQGLESATRGNYQGFIGEGYYYYIKHLFYMNEFPSDNASLSGSTTDPLFYAYNYGHTPNMGNAERLWREGYSMIQGANRVIEAIGDESSSELDQIKGENLFLRALVHFQLVNTFGRPYPQNPTENLGIPIVDYTDVDKNPERATVAEVYDFIVSDLEDAAELMNESKSSSFASQEVAYALLSRVHLYMENNEEAIDYADQVIDSGRYQLVDTETFKEYFTIVNENNPETIFAIKFTQEDDKEYGNIGSMYLKGEDGVGWGEMYASESYRNALNRYEDDARHAFIEPQYKRDEDGNIETDGNGDPIVQERNGYPIYYVNKFSYQQGIVSLSSPVILRLAEMYLNRAEANAKLGNDQLAIDDVNKLRERAGLSGNELYSTSDLKHHNTVLDVVLEERRLEFAFEGHRKFDVFRNNRTMVRDYPGTHLSTGEASQTIAPDNPRVIYYIPENEIELNENLEQNP; encoded by the coding sequence ATGAAATTTTCTCAATTACAATTCACGGCGATGCTTGGAATACTTGTATTGCTTATATCCGGGTGTGATATCAATACAAGTCCCTATAATGGAAAATCAAATAAAGAAGCTCTTGATACGGTACAAGGTTTAGAATCAGCTACACGTGGTAACTATCAGGGCTTCATTGGAGAAGGCTATTATTACTATATAAAGCACTTGTTCTATATGAACGAGTTTCCAAGTGATAATGCCTCTTTGAGTGGCTCTACAACTGACCCACTTTTTTATGCCTATAATTATGGGCACACGCCCAATATGGGAAATGCGGAAAGGTTATGGCGTGAAGGGTATTCGATGATTCAGGGAGCCAATAGGGTAATTGAAGCTATTGGAGATGAGTCCTCATCTGAACTCGATCAAATTAAGGGAGAGAATTTATTTTTAAGAGCACTTGTTCACTTCCAGTTGGTTAATACATTTGGGAGGCCATATCCCCAAAACCCAACCGAAAACCTGGGTATTCCTATCGTAGACTATACTGATGTGGATAAAAATCCTGAGCGAGCAACTGTTGCTGAAGTGTATGATTTTATCGTGTCCGATTTAGAAGATGCGGCTGAACTGATGAATGAATCAAAAAGCAGTAGTTTTGCATCCCAAGAAGTAGCCTATGCGTTGTTGTCTCGCGTGCATTTATATATGGAAAATAACGAGGAGGCTATAGATTATGCTGATCAAGTTATCGATTCTGGACGGTATCAGTTAGTAGATACCGAAACATTCAAAGAATACTTTACTATTGTTAATGAAAATAATCCAGAAACTATTTTTGCCATCAAGTTTACCCAAGAGGATGACAAGGAGTATGGCAATATAGGCTCAATGTATTTGAAAGGTGAAGATGGTGTTGGCTGGGGCGAAATGTATGCTTCGGAGTCGTATAGGAATGCTTTGAATCGATATGAGGATGACGCCCGCCATGCATTTATTGAACCACAGTATAAGCGCGATGAGGATGGAAACATTGAAACCGATGGGAACGGGGATCCCATAGTGCAGGAAAGAAATGGGTATCCAATCTATTACGTCAATAAATTTTCTTACCAGCAGGGAATCGTTTCTTTAAGCTCCCCAGTAATTTTACGACTTGCTGAAATGTATTTAAATCGTGCAGAAGCGAATGCAAAGTTAGGTAATGACCAACTTGCTATTGACGATGTGAATAAACTGCGAGAAAGAGCTGGTTTGTCAGGTAATGAATTGTACTCCACCAGTGATCTAAAACATCATAATACAGTTTTAGATGTAGTTCTGGAAGAGCGCAGGTTGGAATTCGCTTTTGAAGGGCATCGGAAATTTGACGTATTTCGTAACAACCGGACAATGGTTCGGGATTATCCTGGCACACACTTGTCAACTGGTGAGGCAAGTCAAACAATTGCTCCTGATAATCCCAGGGTAATCTACTATATACCGGAAAATGAAATTGAGTTAAATGAGAACTTAGAGCAAAACCCATAA
- a CDS encoding SusC/RagA family TonB-linked outer membrane protein → MGIKLKVSAFSFVLFLFGAVGLQAQNITVKGTVTEASTGESLPGVNVTVQGTTSGTTTNGEGLYEITAGSDATLVFSFVGFETQEVSIDGRNTIDIELVASTEALDEVLVMGYTQQSREESSSSVVQVSGEDINDVTATSATEALQGKATGVFVTSSSGQPGSDTEVRVRGTGSISAGAEPLYVVDGVIGGTFDPSDVESMSVLKDASATALYGSRAANGVVVVQTKSGSVDETQINISSTVGWNKRSNGNFEIMNSQQLYRYHEQIGNPNLQSDWQNIDTNWQDLAFRTGMTNKYNVSASGGNEETTFYVSGNYYKEEGTLVETGYERFGGRANIDHQFRDNFKVNAQLSGRYTSSDNNPTGALYQSYTNMPWDEPYSDDGELRTGKENDWIGRDQSNFLYPLQYNYNNSNSKQLTANVRAEYEIADWIYLSSTNRVTYSTSRNEVFSDAQTSAGSTNNGELYNYYSQNSSFLSSNLFNFDRSFGDHSISGVAGFEYEFNYADGMGGTGVGVFSGLEVLDVTAEAFSIGGFKSDSKFVSGLSQVTYDYDNTYYLKASFRTDGSSRFGQENQYGNFYSLGGSWILSNEEFLGNYDWLTNLKVRASYGTTGNAEIGNYLASGLYTYSLQYAGDPASQPERLENPDLTWEIARMTNIGLDIGIADRIDVTLDFYRKTNDDLLQNVRLPGTSGIESITRNIGSVRNNGIELGISSTNIQGAFQWTTDFNISFNDNEVLSLNEGEDIPNGNQRIMEGYDLRTWYMREWAGVDPQTGDPLWIKQEKDGQGNVISETETSNYSEATLMSVGNASPDFTGGIGNTFQYKGFRLHTFFNFVYGNEIYHSARQLFDSDGAYVTYNAMVLKDDWSRWQEPGDKATHPKPEFGGNNNSNRPSSRYLEDGSYLRLRNVSLSYTMPNDWIANFGIRSARLFVKGDNLATFTSFSGMDPQVGVDGDASTKYPISKKYLIGIELGL, encoded by the coding sequence ATGGGAATAAAGTTAAAAGTAAGTGCTTTTAGTTTTGTTTTGTTTTTGTTTGGGGCTGTTGGTTTACAAGCTCAAAACATAACGGTTAAAGGTACTGTTACAGAAGCTTCAACGGGTGAGTCTTTGCCTGGGGTTAATGTAACAGTGCAAGGAACAACGAGTGGGACAACAACAAATGGTGAAGGACTTTACGAAATTACTGCTGGTTCTGATGCTACATTAGTCTTCTCATTTGTTGGATTTGAAACTCAGGAGGTTTCAATTGATGGTCGCAATACTATTGATATTGAACTTGTTGCTTCAACTGAAGCTTTGGATGAGGTTTTGGTTATGGGATATACCCAGCAATCCCGGGAGGAAAGTTCAAGTTCTGTTGTACAGGTATCCGGAGAGGATATAAACGATGTGACAGCAACTTCAGCAACAGAAGCCCTGCAAGGGAAAGCAACAGGTGTTTTTGTGACAAGTTCATCGGGTCAGCCTGGCTCAGATACTGAGGTTAGAGTGCGTGGAACCGGTTCCATATCGGCTGGTGCTGAGCCTCTATATGTTGTTGATGGGGTTATTGGGGGAACGTTTGATCCCAGTGACGTAGAATCGATGTCAGTACTTAAAGATGCGTCAGCCACTGCGCTATATGGCTCAAGAGCAGCAAATGGTGTAGTTGTTGTGCAAACTAAAAGTGGTTCGGTTGATGAGACGCAGATAAATATAAGTAGTACAGTTGGTTGGAATAAACGTTCGAATGGCAACTTTGAAATAATGAATTCTCAACAACTGTATCGGTATCATGAGCAAATTGGGAATCCCAATTTACAGAGTGACTGGCAAAATATTGATACAAATTGGCAAGACCTGGCATTTAGAACAGGGATGACCAATAAATATAATGTATCTGCATCGGGGGGTAACGAAGAAACTACTTTTTATGTATCTGGTAATTATTACAAAGAAGAAGGAACGTTGGTAGAAACTGGATATGAGCGATTTGGTGGAAGGGCCAATATTGATCATCAATTCAGAGACAATTTTAAAGTCAATGCTCAGTTATCTGGGCGATATACAAGTTCTGATAATAATCCCACGGGGGCTTTATATCAATCATATACAAATATGCCTTGGGATGAACCCTATAGTGATGATGGAGAATTAAGGACGGGAAAGGAAAATGATTGGATTGGTAGAGATCAATCAAACTTCTTGTATCCCCTCCAATACAACTATAACAATAGCAATAGTAAACAGCTTACTGCTAATGTGCGTGCTGAATATGAGATTGCTGATTGGATATACCTGTCTTCTACAAATAGAGTAACGTATTCGACATCAAGAAATGAGGTTTTTTCTGATGCGCAAACGTCGGCTGGTAGTACGAACAATGGAGAACTATATAACTACTACTCGCAAAATAGTTCTTTCTTGAGTTCAAACCTCTTTAATTTTGATCGAAGTTTCGGTGATCACAGCATAAGTGGGGTAGCCGGTTTTGAATATGAGTTCAATTATGCTGATGGCATGGGAGGAACGGGAGTTGGAGTTTTTTCCGGTCTTGAAGTTCTTGATGTAACAGCCGAGGCATTTTCGATTGGTGGTTTTAAATCAGACAGCAAGTTTGTTTCGGGGTTGTCTCAAGTTACTTACGATTACGATAACACCTATTACTTAAAAGCTTCTTTTCGTACAGATGGTTCTTCTCGGTTTGGCCAAGAAAACCAATACGGAAACTTTTATTCATTAGGTGGTTCTTGGATTCTGAGCAATGAAGAGTTTTTGGGTAATTATGACTGGTTAACAAACCTCAAGGTAAGAGCCAGTTATGGAACGACTGGAAATGCCGAGATCGGTAATTATTTAGCAAGTGGACTTTATACGTACTCGCTACAATACGCCGGCGACCCTGCAAGTCAGCCAGAGAGGTTGGAGAATCCAGACCTAACCTGGGAAATTGCTCGAATGACTAATATTGGTTTAGACATAGGTATAGCAGATCGCATTGATGTTACTCTGGATTTTTATAGGAAAACAAATGATGACTTACTACAAAATGTACGTCTCCCAGGTACAAGCGGAATTGAAAGTATAACCCGAAACATTGGGTCTGTCCGAAATAATGGTATTGAGTTGGGTATTAGTTCAACCAACATACAGGGAGCTTTTCAATGGACTACCGATTTTAATATTTCATTTAATGACAACGAAGTTCTGTCACTTAATGAAGGGGAAGATATCCCAAATGGGAACCAGCGCATTATGGAAGGATATGACCTTCGAACGTGGTATATGAGAGAATGGGCTGGGGTAGATCCTCAGACAGGTGATCCCTTATGGATCAAGCAAGAAAAAGATGGTCAGGGTAATGTGATCTCAGAAACGGAGACGAGCAATTATAGTGAGGCGACATTGATGTCTGTTGGAAATGCCAGTCCCGATTTTACGGGCGGTATAGGCAACACCTTCCAATATAAAGGCTTCCGATTACATACATTTTTTAACTTTGTGTACGGAAATGAGATCTATCACAGCGCTCGACAATTGTTTGATTCTGATGGAGCCTATGTTACCTACAACGCTATGGTTCTAAAAGATGATTGGAGTCGTTGGCAAGAGCCGGGTGATAAAGCAACCCATCCAAAACCTGAATTTGGAGGAAATAATAACTCAAACCGACCTTCTTCTCGGTATTTGGAAGATGGAAGTTACCTGAGATTGCGAAATGTATCCTTGTCTTATACGATGCCAAATGATTGGATTGCTAATTTTGGAATACGGTCTGCTCGATTATTCGTTAAAGGTGATAATTTGGCCACATTCACCTCATTTTCTGGGATGGATCCCCAGGTTGGCGTAGATGGTGATGCCAGTACGAAATATCCAATTAGCAAAAAATATCTTATCGGTATTGAATTAGGACTTTAA
- a CDS encoding SIS domain-containing protein produces MKDRLSIDTKKKTKGECYTSAEILRQPETWENVAQQIFKRQDTILNFLSDPISHDDLQILLTGAGSSAFMGNVVAKQWQRNTSRKAEAIPTTDLVTHFKDHVLTDHPLLLISFARSGNSPESTAVIEKANKYCEQAYHLIITCNPNGKLAKLKDQENTFIFLLPSEAEDQSLAMTNSFTSMALSATLIPKLINSKSNYLQKQVSTLSEYGTRLINDFHDDLNEAAKLEFDRVVFLGSGPLLGIARESHLKVQELTNGEVIGKYDSFLGFRHGPKAIIDDDTLLVYLLSNEDYTSQYEYDLIEQVNRHNINLHTIGISETDSDLDYLDFNISINNRSELEEGFWAIACTLPSQIIGFYKSILLGYNPDNPSPDGTISRVVEGVHIYDDSPELKSKR; encoded by the coding sequence ATGAAAGACAGACTAAGTATCGATACGAAAAAGAAAACGAAAGGTGAGTGTTATACCTCAGCCGAGATCCTTAGACAACCGGAGACGTGGGAAAATGTTGCGCAGCAGATTTTTAAGAGACAGGATACGATACTCAATTTTTTAAGTGACCCTATCTCACATGATGATTTACAGATCCTCTTAACCGGTGCTGGATCTTCAGCTTTTATGGGCAATGTAGTAGCCAAACAATGGCAACGAAATACATCCCGAAAAGCAGAAGCAATTCCTACCACCGACCTTGTTACACACTTTAAAGATCACGTGTTAACAGATCATCCCTTATTGTTAATATCTTTTGCCCGATCTGGTAATAGCCCTGAAAGTACCGCTGTTATAGAAAAAGCCAATAAGTATTGTGAGCAAGCATATCATCTTATTATTACCTGCAACCCAAACGGTAAACTTGCTAAATTAAAAGACCAAGAAAATACATTCATTTTTCTACTTCCCTCAGAAGCTGAGGATCAAAGTCTTGCAATGACTAATAGTTTTACCAGTATGGCTTTATCTGCCACACTCATTCCAAAACTCATAAATAGCAAATCAAATTATCTCCAAAAACAAGTGTCTACGCTGTCCGAATATGGCACAAGATTAATAAATGATTTTCATGATGATTTAAACGAGGCAGCCAAATTAGAATTTGATAGAGTTGTTTTCTTGGGAAGTGGCCCTCTTTTAGGTATCGCACGAGAATCACATCTAAAAGTGCAAGAATTAACAAACGGTGAAGTTATTGGCAAGTATGACTCATTTCTCGGTTTTCGGCATGGTCCTAAAGCTATAATCGATGATGATACCCTCTTGGTTTACCTGCTTTCTAATGAGGATTATACATCTCAATACGAATATGACCTAATAGAGCAAGTAAATCGACATAATATTAACTTGCACACCATTGGCATATCAGAAACAGATAGTGACCTTGATTACCTGGACTTTAATATATCTATTAACAATAGATCAGAATTAGAAGAAGGATTTTGGGCCATTGCCTGTACCCTACCCAGTCAAATAATTGGGTTTTACAAATCTATTCTTTTGGGATATAACCCCGACAACCCCTCACCAGATGGAACAATTTCGCGGGTAGTGGAGGGCGTTCATATATATGATGATAGCCCAGAATTAAAGTCCAAACGGTGA
- a CDS encoding 1-phosphofructokinase family hexose kinase, with protein sequence MILTLCANPSVDSFWSINDIQQGTTNRSSKERFFAGGKGVHVAMALHELGQKVALQGVWGGVTGNWIKKSCEDKGIEISGPIVNGWTRICITNQSNNSWNETEFLGSGPSLTPEQIKEFYYTFEQSLKEQQPNGVVIAGSTPAGFEDSAYKKLISTAQKHNTPTYIDASGSLLKQSLDTKPHLIHINQHEGKTISGYLDPQKICQWLQQYCNIAAITAGSDGLYLSVDDQIYHGYHILKESAIHSTIGSGDCLLAGLCKAINESKDPKTWVRWGVACGSANCVYPKLGMLSEEDVSKFFNQVTVEKY encoded by the coding sequence ATGATATTAACACTTTGCGCCAATCCATCCGTAGATTCATTTTGGTCAATTAACGACATCCAACAAGGAACTACGAATCGCTCTTCGAAAGAACGTTTTTTCGCCGGAGGGAAGGGAGTACATGTTGCCATGGCTCTTCATGAACTTGGCCAAAAAGTTGCGTTACAAGGAGTTTGGGGTGGCGTAACGGGGAATTGGATTAAGAAGAGTTGTGAAGATAAAGGTATCGAGATATCCGGCCCTATAGTAAATGGATGGACTCGTATTTGCATCACCAACCAAAGTAACAACAGTTGGAATGAAACAGAATTTTTGGGCTCCGGCCCTTCCCTTACACCAGAACAGATAAAAGAATTCTACTATACTTTTGAGCAATCACTAAAAGAACAACAACCTAATGGTGTAGTTATTGCGGGCTCAACCCCGGCAGGTTTTGAAGATTCTGCATATAAAAAATTGATCTCTACAGCGCAGAAGCATAACACCCCTACATATATAGACGCCAGCGGCTCTTTGCTTAAACAATCGTTGGATACCAAACCTCACCTTATTCATATCAATCAGCATGAAGGAAAAACAATAAGTGGCTACCTGGATCCCCAAAAAATATGCCAGTGGCTACAACAATATTGTAATATTGCAGCTATAACTGCAGGTTCTGATGGACTTTACTTATCAGTAGACGATCAGATATACCATGGCTACCACATACTAAAAGAATCAGCAATACATAGTACAATTGGTTCGGGCGACTGTTTACTTGCCGGACTTTGTAAAGCTATTAACGAATCAAAAGATCCCAAAACATGGGTGCGATGGGGAGTAGCATGCGGAAGTGCTAACTGTGTATACCCCAAATTGGGAATGCTTTCCGAAGAAGACGTAAGTAAGTTTTTTAATCAGGTAACAGTAGAAAAATATTAA
- a CDS encoding carbohydrate kinase family protein, translating into MGTQESHNFDLLVIGELNLDLILNNLNSFPELGKEKIAHNIALTLGSSSAIFSANSARLGLSVGFCGMVGKDDFGKKVLKDLSDYKVDTSLIKQSSRHKTGITVILRHDNDRAMTTYPGTMEQFGLSDISEKAFKQAQHLHISSIFLQPKIKRDLFAIIDKAKAHGMTVSIDPQWDPSEKWDIALPKLLSKIDFFTPNETEFIALTNASTVEEGLQKICENNSSCSVIVKRGLQGASFLDDGIVRTIPTIKNEAPIDTVGAGDSFDAGFIYQIIQGNDISTATYFGNIVGAVSTTAAGGTEAIKSLEHVKNIAKEKFQIDDLTG; encoded by the coding sequence ATGGGTACGCAAGAATCGCACAACTTTGATCTACTGGTAATTGGAGAACTAAATTTAGATCTCATTTTAAATAACCTTAATTCATTTCCTGAATTAGGAAAAGAAAAAATTGCCCACAACATTGCTCTCACATTGGGTAGTTCGTCAGCAATTTTTTCTGCTAATAGTGCTCGTCTGGGGCTTTCAGTAGGTTTCTGTGGGATGGTAGGTAAAGATGATTTTGGAAAAAAAGTTTTGAAAGATCTAAGCGACTATAAGGTTGATACGTCACTTATCAAGCAGTCAAGTAGGCACAAAACAGGTATCACTGTAATTTTACGCCATGATAATGATCGTGCCATGACTACCTACCCGGGCACCATGGAACAATTTGGCTTATCTGATATCTCGGAAAAGGCATTCAAACAAGCACAACACCTTCACATCTCATCGATTTTCTTACAACCAAAAATAAAACGGGATCTCTTCGCAATCATTGATAAAGCCAAAGCTCACGGGATGACTGTGTCAATTGACCCACAGTGGGATCCCAGCGAGAAATGGGATATAGCTCTTCCAAAACTACTAAGCAAGATCGACTTTTTTACACCTAATGAAACAGAATTTATCGCTCTCACAAATGCCTCTACTGTGGAGGAAGGGCTCCAAAAAATTTGCGAAAATAATTCAAGTTGTTCAGTTATTGTAAAACGAGGATTACAAGGGGCTTCTTTTTTAGATGATGGCATTGTAAGAACTATCCCAACTATAAAAAACGAGGCCCCGATAGATACCGTTGGCGCTGGCGACAGCTTTGATGCCGGCTTTATCTATCAAATTATTCAAGGAAATGATATTTCAACTGCAACCTATTTTGGTAATATCGTTGGCGCTGTATCAACAACCGCAGCAGGAGGTACAGAAGCAATTAAAAGCTTAGAACATGTTAAAAATATAGCTAAAGAAAAGTTTCAGATAGATGACCTTACAGGATAA
- a CDS encoding class II fructose-bisphosphate aldolase — translation MTLQDKFQQLDKQNKALLAVNFYNFETLSAVLKAAAEQETAIILQSTKSTIDYLGLEVTANLARTAINQYGVKAWLHLDHAQDIDLIKQALDIGYDSVMIDASEKPIEENREITRKVVEMAEPYGANVEAELGYIAKLGQSKEKAAFTQPEEAKQFAEDTGIDALAVAIGSAHGFYDKEPDLDIELLSRIYKETPAALVLHGGSGIPDQQIQAAVRNGIRKINVATEVKNGFINTLRNELPQTNEIDLRKIFPSAINHVQHLLKDKLTMINQD, via the coding sequence ATGACCTTACAGGATAAGTTCCAGCAATTAGACAAACAAAACAAGGCATTACTTGCCGTTAATTTTTATAACTTTGAAACCCTTTCTGCTGTTTTAAAAGCAGCTGCCGAGCAAGAAACAGCTATCATTCTACAATCCACCAAAAGCACTATTGATTATTTAGGGTTGGAAGTAACGGCTAATCTTGCTCGAACAGCTATCAATCAGTATGGAGTTAAGGCATGGCTCCACCTTGACCATGCTCAAGATATTGACCTCATTAAACAAGCACTGGATATCGGCTACGACTCTGTAATGATTGATGCCAGCGAAAAACCTATCGAAGAAAATCGGGAAATTACTCGAAAAGTTGTTGAAATGGCCGAACCATATGGTGCTAATGTTGAGGCCGAGTTGGGGTATATAGCAAAATTGGGTCAATCGAAAGAGAAAGCGGCTTTTACCCAGCCCGAAGAAGCAAAACAATTTGCAGAAGATACCGGCATTGATGCTTTAGCTGTAGCTATTGGTTCAGCTCATGGCTTTTACGATAAAGAACCGGACTTAGACATAGAATTATTAAGTAGAATTTATAAAGAAACTCCAGCAGCACTTGTTTTACATGGTGGGTCTGGTATTCCAGATCAACAGATTCAAGCTGCAGTCCGTAACGGCATACGTAAAATAAATGTTGCTACAGAAGTAAAAAACGGATTTATAAATACCTTGCGTAATGAACTACCACAAACCAATGAAATTGATCTGCGGAAAATCTTCCCTTCGGCCATCAATCACGTACAACATCTGTTGAAAGATAAACTAACTATGATTAACCAGGATTAG
- a CDS encoding amidohydrolase family protein, translating into MLAIDNLPKIDAHIHYNSGRSQIFELAADFNFDLLSINTEVPEFPSIDQQQQLVLNNRNEFKNGNLYYATTVSTENIFVDSWTEKAINKIKQDVAKGASGVKFWKNIGMSIKKPGGNFLMLDDPIFTPVFNFLEEKQIPVLGHQGEPKNCWLPIDEMTVTSDREYFANNPQYHMYKHEEYPDYWKHIEARDNILEQHPNLQFVGLHLASLEWSLEEISRRLDKYPNLAVDLAERISHLYYHTAKDRKKVISFIKKYQDRIIYGTDIIDGPDLDSNKITNDLKDRWQSHWEFFATDKTLTSSQIADSFKGLNLPKNVLEKIYRTNAVRWYQLTK; encoded by the coding sequence ATGCTTGCTATTGATAATCTTCCAAAAATTGATGCTCATATTCACTACAATTCCGGCCGCTCCCAAATTTTTGAGCTTGCAGCAGACTTTAACTTTGACCTCCTGTCAATAAATACAGAAGTACCGGAATTCCCTTCAATAGATCAACAGCAACAGCTTGTTTTAAACAACCGAAATGAGTTTAAAAATGGTAATTTATACTATGCAACAACAGTTAGTACAGAAAATATTTTCGTAGATAGCTGGACAGAAAAAGCCATTAATAAAATCAAGCAGGATGTAGCCAAAGGAGCTTCTGGTGTCAAGTTCTGGAAGAATATTGGGATGTCTATAAAAAAACCTGGTGGGAATTTCCTAATGCTTGATGATCCAATATTTACACCTGTTTTTAACTTTTTGGAGGAAAAACAAATACCGGTTTTAGGTCATCAGGGAGAACCAAAAAATTGCTGGCTTCCAATAGATGAAATGACCGTTACCAGTGATCGTGAGTACTTTGCCAATAATCCACAATATCACATGTATAAACATGAAGAATACCCGGATTACTGGAAACACATTGAAGCACGAGACAACATCTTGGAACAACATCCTAACCTACAATTTGTGGGGTTACATCTTGCCAGTTTAGAGTGGAGCCTTGAGGAAATATCCAGACGTCTTGACAAATATCCCAACCTGGCCGTTGACTTAGCGGAACGCATATCTCACCTATACTACCACACCGCTAAAGATCGAAAAAAAGTTATTAGCTTTATAAAAAAATATCAGGACCGCATTATTTATGGGACTGATATCATTGATGGCCCGGATTTAGATTCCAACAAAATTACTAATGATCTCAAAGATCGTTGGCAATCTCATTGGGAATTTTTCGCTACAGACAAAACACTCACATCCTCTCAAATAGCAGATTCCTTTAAAGGGCTTAACCTACCTAAAAACGTCCTTGAAAAGATATATCGTACCAATGCTGTTCGATGGTATCAATTAACAAAATAA